Within the Arthrobacter sp. V1I7 genome, the region ACCCTATATTGGAATCCGCGCTGACAGCTGCAGCCGGAGTTACCCGCATCGGAGAAGTCAGCATGAAGCTCATGCTTGAACGACCCGAACAATGGGCGCTCCTCGCACCTGCTGTATTTGCCGCCTCAGCTACAGGTTCGTCCGTTGCCAGATGGGTGATCAACGCAGCCGCGGGCTCCCTGAGTGACCTCGTAGCTTCCGTCGCAAACCGCGGCGCAGCCGCGGACCAGATCGTCCTCGGCGGTTCCGTCATCGCTTCCCAACCGGAATTCGCCGCCAAAGTCCGCTCACTGCTGGCCACCTCCCAGCCGCACGCCGCGACAGTCGTGTTGGATCAACCTCCGGTTGCCGGGGCCCTGGTGATCGCCCGTACGCTTCACAAGGACGGAGAGAATGAAACCGGGATTGCCGCGGCGGAGCGGACATCGGGCAGATTGGTGTAGTTGAGGCAGCCGACCGGTTCGGCGGCGTGGATCCATCAGCACCACGCCGCCGAAGCTACAACGGCCCGTGCCATCCACCGCCTACTCACCGCTCAGCAGCTTCTTGAGGATTAGGGGCTGATTCAGCGTTGGTCCCAACGATCGCTTTTCCTAGTCAACGTCATGGGAGACGGCAGGACCGGCCCTCCTGCCACAATCCAATGAGATCAACCGATAGCGCACGTCAGTGCGTCCTCTTCGGCCCGCAGGCTGAGGGAGCAGTGCCACACTGCAGGCGAGTCTAGCTGTCCGGCTGACCGTCACCGGCGGTTTGGGGCAGCATCAGTAGGTCGCAGAGCTTCGAATGCGTGCTCGTCGGGCAGAGCCCCCTCATCCTCCGGGAGCGGCTCGAGCGCGGTGAGCGCCGCGCCGATCTAAGATCCCATCAGCATGGTTCCGGCAGTCTCGGCGGTCACCTCGTCGAAGATCGGGAGCCAGACGCGCGGGCCACAAGAAGCAGCTTCCAGAGCATGGGGCCCAAAGGTCTGTTCTCGCAAAATGATCGGAAAGGTCAGTTTCCGTCCGGGGGCTGGAGTTCACCGCAGTGACGGAAGACGCCCGGCTGATGGATTCAGCCGAGCCTCCCGTGGTGTGTGATTAGAGTCTTCTACTTTCTGGTGTCCGCCAGTCGGATGAAGGTCACCGATTGTGGCTCAAATGCGTAGGTGAATCCGGCTCCCGCGCCGCTGAAGGTACTCGACGCCGGAGCCATGTTCTGCCCGTCGGCGGTCTGGGTCAGGGTAGTGACCGCCGCGGTGCCGCGGATGTTTCCTGCTCCGGTCACGTTGATGTCCACCAGAGTCTTTTGGGCCGAGGTGTTGACCACCTTCACGATGGTGTCACCGGATGCTTCGTCCTTGGTGGCCACCGAGTAGACGGGGTCGGCCTGCCTATCGTCAACCGTGCCCCACAGAACGTTGTCCAGGTAAAGGTTGGCGGTGCGACCACTGACCTCGACACGGATGTCGTATTCCCGGCCCGTCTCGATCACGGTGTTCTTCTCGATCATGGTCGATTTGCCGCCGTTGACCGCCTTCTCCACAACGGACTTTGAGTTGTTCCAGCCGCCCAGGTTCCACCAGAAGTAATTTCCGGTGTCCTTGACCCCAAAGGAGACCAGGAACCCTTCCGATCCGGCCAGCTTGGTGGCCTTGGTGCTGAGCGTGTAGTTGCTCCAGTCGGTGCTGCCGGCGGTCACCATCGTGTCCTGGGCGGTGGTGCTGGACTGCACGTAGCCGCCGTCCTGGATTGACCACGAGCCGGTGCCGTTCCCGGTCCAGGCTGCCGCCGTTCCGGAGAAGTCGTCGCTGAAGAGTGCGGTGCCGTCCGCACCGGTGACCTTCACGTCGTCGTAGCGGGCGGACGTGGCCCAGGTGGACAGTCCGATCTTCCCGGAAATCGGCACCACGGTAGAGGTCGGATTGTCCTGCGTGCTGGGAACCACCCGGCTACCAACGTTGTTCATGAACAGCTTCTGGACCTCGTAGTTGGGGGTGGTCCGGACGGAGGTGCCGTTGAAGAACATCATGTCCGGGCTCCACTGGGTGTTGGCATCGTTGGCAATCAGCGGTGCGTAGGAGGCCATCTTGACCACGTCGGCGTTCCGCTCCAGGCCGGTCATGTAGGAGGCTTCCGCCAGTGCGTTCTCGGGCTTGTTCCCGCGGGAGGCGTACTCGCCCAGGAAAACCTTGTAGCTGTTGCGGTCATAGGAGTCGTAGCGGTGGTTGTTGTTGAGGAACCAGGAGGGATCGTTGTAATAGTGCTCATCAACGAAGTCCACGCCCGTCTCCGCGTTGAACCTGGAGAGTTCCTCAAATTCCGGGCCCTGGCTGAACGGGCCGGTGTTGCCGATGATCTGGATCTCCGGATGCTTCGCACGGACGGCGTTGTAGAACTGGGTGAAGTATTCCTTGAACTCCGGCTTGTACTCCTCATTGCCCAGGCCAATCCGGTCCAGGTTATAGGGTTCCGGGTGGCCGTATGCGATGCGTTTGGCACCCCACTCCGTGCCGGCGTCGCCGTTTGCGAACTCGATCAGGTCCAGGGTGTCCTGGATGTAGCGGTCCAGGGTTGCCTGGTCCGGCGCCCGTTTGGTGTCGCCGCAGCCGGTCACGCCCACCGGCACCACGGGCACGGGGACGGCGCCCAGGTCCTCGGCCCACTGGAAGTACTCCATGTAGCCAAGGCCGTAGGTCTGGTTGTAGCCCCAGAAGTTCCGGTTGGCGGGGCGCTGCTCCACCGGCCCTATGGTCTCCTTCCACTGATAGGTGCGCGAACGCGTGTAGTTCGGGGCCGAGTAGGTGTCGTAACTTCCCGTGTTGACGATGCAGCCGCCGGGGAACCGCAGGAAGCCTGGGTTCAGGTCATCAATCTTCTCTGCCAGATCCTTGCGGAGACCGTTCTGCCTGCCATTCCAGGTATCCTTCGGAAACAGCGACACCATGTCCAGACGGACAGTTCCGGTGCCCTGGACCAGGGTGGCGAGCCGGCCTGCACCGGTGGAGGACTTGGGCGACAGGGTCACCTGGTACTTGGTCCACTGATCGCCCTTGACCTTGATGGTGGCGAGGTCCAGCCTGGTTCCTTCCGGCGTCTCCAGCGTCACGGCAAGGGTTGAGCCGGAGGGGTTCGAAGTACGTGCCCACACGGAGTAGTTGTATTTCTTGTGGGCTTCGAGCTTCTGCCCGGCGTTCCAGCCGCTGTTGCGCACCCCAACGCCCGCACCGCTTCCGGAGCCGGCAGCCGTCGCGTCAATTTGGAGGTAGTTCCGGTTGTTCTCGTTCAGCCGGTTGCCGTCATCGGCCACCGCAACCGTTCCGTCGCTGCCCCGCTTCAGCGTTTCCCACGCCGTCATGGGAGTGAAGGCTGCGTTGTCCCCGGAGTTGAATTCAAAGGACCGGTTCTGGACAAGCTCAGCGTAGATGCCACCGTCGGCACCCTGGTTGATGTCCTCGTAGAAGGCGCCATACATGGTGGAGTCGATCGCCGGCCCGGACGCGCCGGCGTCGATGGTGATGGTCCGGTTCGCATCGGGTTCGGCGTAGGCACCGGCCACCGGGGACAGGGACAGCAGCGCGGCGGCGAGGGACCCGGCCAGCAGCATGCAGCAGGTCCGTCTAACGGGGATTGTCGGTTTTGAGGGCATGGAAGGAACGGCCTTTCTCCATTGAACGGTTAGCGGGCCAACAGATGTTAACGCTAACAAAAAGTCGACCGTGCTCGAGTATTGGCCATCTTCCCGCTTCTGTAAAGAGCAACCGCAAACATCCTCAGGATCCCTGCCGATCCCAAAAGAATGTGACCGCAGACGCTTGACGGCAGAATTGTTAGCGTTCACAATAAGCAGCAGAGAGCATCAGCTCACTTGCAGCAATGGCGGTGTTTGCAGTCTCCCGCCTGCCTGTAACTAAAGCTTCCGGGAGGATGTTGTGTTTAAGAAATCCCTGATTGCGGTGGCCGCCGCGTCACTGCTTGCCCTCACTGCCTGCGGAGGGACCGCTGGTGCCGGCAGTACAGTCAGCGGCTCCGGCAGCGACAAGATCACCATGGGCTTCGCCCAGGTCGGCGCCGAAAGCGGATGGCGCACTGCCAACACCAAATCGATCCAGGACTCCGCCAAAGCTGCCGGAGTCGATCTGAAATTCTCCGACGCCCAGCAGAAGCAGGAGAACCAGATCAAGGCCATCCGCTCCTATATCCAGCAGAAGGTGGACGTCATCGCATTCTCCCCCGTGGTGGAGTCCGGCTGGGACACGGTGCTGAAGGAAGCCAAGAATGCCAACATTCCGGTCATCCTGACCGACCGTGCGGTGGATTCCCCGGACAAGACGCTGTACAAGACCTTCCTCGGATCCGACTTCGTTGAGGAGGGCAAGAAGGCCGGAGAGTGGCTGGTGGAGGACTCCAAGTCCGCGACCGACACTGTCAACATCGTCGAGATCCAGGGCACCACCGGCTCCGCGCCGGCGAACGACCGCAAGGAAGGGTTCGCGGAAGCCATCAAGACTGACCCCAAGCTGAAAGTCATCGCCTCCCAGAGCGGCGACTTCACCCGCAGCGGCGGCAAGCAGGTCATGGAGGCCTTCCTCAAGAACAACGCCGACATCGACGTCGTCTTCGCCCACAACGACGACGAGGGCCTGGGTGCCATCGAGGCCATCGAAGCCGCCGGAAAGGTCCCGGGCAAGGACATCAAGATCATCACGATCGACGCCGTGAAGGACGGCATGACCGCGCTCAGCAACGGCAAGATCAACTACATCGTTGAGTGCAGCCCCATGCTGGGCGACCAGCTGATGGACCTGGCTAAGAAGGTCCTGGCCGGCGAGAGCGTGCCCGAGCGCGTCGTCACCGAGGAGACCACCTTCACGCAGGAGCAGGCCAAGCAGGTTCTGGCCAGCCGCCCCTACTGACGCAGCGGCGCCCCTGAACGTCCGTGCGGCGGCGGATGACCGCCGCCGCACGGGACACCAAGAACAGAAAAGACACAAGGATGAACGAGATTGTTCCGGTCGTCGAGATGACCGGCATAGCTATTGGGTTCCCTGGAGTTAAGGCCCTCGACGGCGTCGATTTCCGCCTCTTCCAGGGCGAAGTCCACGCCCTGATGGGCGAGAACGGTGCCGGTAAATCAACGCTCATCAAGGCCCTGACCGGCGTCTACACCATCGATTCGGGCACCATCACCGTGCTCGGCGCAACGAAACGATTCGCATCCCCGGGAGAGTCCCAGGCAGCCGGCATCAGCACCGTCTACCAGGAAGTCAATCTCTGCCCCAATCTCACCGTCGAGGAAAACGTCCTGCTGGGCCGTGAGCCACGCCGCCGCGGATCCATCGACTGGAAGCGCGTACGCACCCGGACCCGGGAGGTGCTGGCCGAGCTGCAGCTGGAGCACATTGATCCTGGCTCCTTGCTGTCCACACACTCGATCGCGGTCCAGCAGCTGATCGCCATCGCCCGCTCGGTGGAGATCAACGCCAAGGTCCTGATCCTGGACGAACCGACGTCGAGCCTGGACGCAGACGAGGTCAGCCAGCTTTTCCGCGTCATCAGGGATCTCCGCAACCGCGGCGTCGCCATCCTGTTCGTCTCACACTTCCTGGAGCAGGTCTACGAGATCTCCGACCGCATGACGGTCCTGCGCAACGGCAAACTCGTGGGCGAGTACCTGACCCGGGACCTGTCCCGGATGAACCTCATCTCCAAGATGATCGGCAAGGACCTGGAAGCCCTCGCCGAACTCGACCAGTCACCGACCCGGACGGCTACCAACGCCCACGACGGCGGGACGCCGTTCCTTGAAGCCCGTGGCCTGGGGCGGAAAGGCTCCGTTTCCAACGTGGACCTGTCCATCCAGCCCGGCGAGGTGGTTGGCCTGGCGGGCCTGCTCGGAGCCGGCCGGACCGAGATTGCCCGGCTCTTCTTCGGAGCAGACAAAGCCGACTCAGGCTCCATCAAAATCAAGGGTGCGCTCCAGAGAATCCGGTCACCCCGCACGGCGATCGACAAGCGCATCGGATTCTGTTCAGAGGACCGCAAAGAGGAAGGCCTGATCGGCGACCTCACCGTCCGCGACAACCTGGTGCTGGCCATGCAGGCCACCAAGGGCTGGGTCCGCCGGATTCCCCGGAAGGTCCAGGACGAGCTGGTGGACGAGTACATCAAGGCCCTGGACATCCGGCCCGCCAACCCCGACGCCCTCATCCGGAACCTCAGCGGCGGGAACCAGCAAAAAGTCCTCCTGGCCCGCTGGCTGGTAACCCGCCCCGAACTCCTGATCCTCGACGAGCCCACCCGCGGCATCGACATCGGAGCCAAAACCCAGATCCAGAAACTGGTCAGCCAACTGGCCGCCGACGGCATGTCCATCCTCTTCATCTCCTCCGAGCTGGAGGAAGTCCTACGGGTGAGCGACCGCATCGCCGTCATCAAGGACAGGGCGATGCTCGCCGAAATCACTAACGACGGCGTCTCCGTGGAAGACGTCATGACGGTCATCGCCGGAGGTACCAAGTGAAAGACCTTTTCAAACACCGCCTGGCATGGCCGGTGATGGCCCTGGCCGCACTTCTGCTGCTCAACCAGGTGTTCCGGCCCGACTTCCTGAGCCTGCGCATGCAGGACGGCCACCTCTACGGCAGCCTGATCGACATCATGCGCAACGGCGCCCCCACCATCCTCATTGCCCTTGGCATGACCCTGGTCATCGCCACCCGCGGCATCGACCTGTCGGTCGGAGCCGTAGTGGCGATCGCCGGCGCCGCCTCGTGCGCCTACATCGCGGCTTCCCCGGACCCCGGCTCCCCGGTAACGGCCGCCGTCGCCATGCTGATCGCCGTCTTCGCCGGACTGGCGCTGGGCGCCTGGAACGGTTTCCTGGTATCCACCATCGGAGTGCAGCCGATCATCGCCACCCTGGTACTGATGACTGCCGGCCGCGGCATCGCCCAGCTGATCACCGGCGGCCAGATCGTCTCCGTATCCAACGACCACTACAAGGCCATCGGCGCCGGCTACTTCTTCACCCTTCCGATCTCCATCCTGATCACCGCTGCCGTGTTTGTCCTCGCCGCGGTCCTCACCCGGCGCACGGCGTTGGGAACACTGATCGAAGCCGTAGGCATCAACCCCGTCGCCAGCCGCCTGGCCGGGCTGCGCTCACGGAACATCATCTGGACCGTCTACATCTTCAGCGCCGTGTGCGCCGCCGTCGCGGGCCTCATGATCAGCTCCAACGTCACCGCGGCCGACGCCAATAATGCCGGGCTCTACATCGAAATGGACGCGATCCTCGCCGTGGTAATCGGCGGCACCTCGCTGGCAGGCGGGCGGTACACCCTGGTGGGAACCGTCGTCGGCGCCTTCATCATCCAGACGCTGACCACCACCGTCTACACGCTGGGGATCCCTCCCGAAGTGACCCTGGTGTTCAAAGCGCTGGTGGTCCTCACCGTGTGCCTGCTGCAGGCGCCGAAGGCACGGAACCTGCTCCGCAGCCTCAAGGCAGCACCCAAGCCCGCCGCAAAGGAAAAGGTGGCCGTCTGATGTCCACGCTGTCTACGCTGTCGCAACCATCCGTCAAGAAGCCGAAGCCGGCGCGCAACCGCCTGCGCGGAGGCGCCCGCTACGCACCAACCCTGTCCACGGTGGGACTGTTCCTCGCCATGTTCGCCGTGGGTGCCGCGATGTACCCGAGCTTCCTCTCCGGCCAGGTCTTCCTGAACCTCTTTATCGACAATACGTTCCTGATAGTGCTGGCTGTGGGCATGACTTTTGTAATCCTCACCGGCGGCATCGATCTGTCCGTGGGGGCCGTCGTCGCGCTGTCCATGATGGTGAGCGCCACGCTCCTGCAGCAAGGCTGGAACGCAGGGGCCGTCATTGTCCTGGTCCTGATGATCGGCGGAGGGCTGGGGCTCCTGATGGGGCTGATCATCCAGTACTTCGACATCCAGCCGTTCATCGTGACACTGGCCGGCATGTTCCTGGCCCGCGGGCTCTGCTACGTCATCAGCCTCGATTCCATTCCGGTCACCGAGGGGTTCTTCACCGGCATGGCGCAAGCGCAGATACCGCTCCCCGGAGACCTTTTTGTCTCCCCGGGCGTGCTCCTGGCCCTCGCAATCGTCGCCATCGCGTTCTTCGTCCTGCACCACACCCGCTTTGGCCGGACCGTCTACGCCATCGGCGGCAACGAACACTCGGCCATGCTGATGGGCCTGGCGGTAACCCGCACCAAGGTCCTGGTCTACGCACTGAGCGGCCTCTGCTCCGCCATCGCGGGCATCCTGTTCTCCTTCTACAGCCTTTCCGGCTACAGCCTGGCGGCACAGGGCATGGAACTGGACGCCATCGCTGCTGTGGTCATCGGCGGCACCCTGCTTACCGGCGGCACAGGCTACGTCCTGGGATCCGTCGTCGGCGTTCTGGTGCTGGGGATTGTCCAGACGTTCATCGCCTACGACGGCACCCTCAGCTCGTGGTGGACCAAGATCGTCATTGGCGGCCTGCTCCTTGTCTTCATCCTCCTGCAGCGGCTCTTCGCGAGGAAGACCGGCTGACTGTTCCGCCTTGCCCGTTCCGCCTTTTCCGCCCGTTCCACCCCTCCCCCCTTCCGCACGCCCGCACACCCGCACACCCGCACACGTCAAAAGGACCTTGCCAGCATGAATGATTCCGTCAACTGCCAGTTGTCCCGCCGGTCCTTCCTCGGCTCCGGAACCGCAGCGGCCGCTGCCCTGGCCGTCGGGGCCGCCGGAGGCGGAGCCCTGCTTGGGGCGCCCGCTGCCGCCGCCGCCAACACGGTGCCCCTCATCAATCCGGTGGTCCCGCAGCGGGCAGACCCATGGCTGATGAAACACACGGACGGCAGGTACTACTTCACCGCCTCCGTACCCGAGTACAACCGCCTCATTGTGCGCTCTTCCCCCACGATTGCGGGACTGGGCAGCGCGCCTGAATCGGTCGTCTGGACGCGGCCCGCCACCGGAACCATGGGCGGGCACATCTGGGCTCCTGAACTGCACCACTTCGACGGCC harbors:
- a CDS encoding alpha-L-arabinofuranosidase C-terminal domain-containing protein, giving the protein MLLAGSLAAALLSLSPVAGAYAEPDANRTITIDAGASGPAIDSTMYGAFYEDINQGADGGIYAELVQNRSFEFNSGDNAAFTPMTAWETLKRGSDGTVAVADDGNRLNENNRNYLQIDATAAGSGSGAGVGVRNSGWNAGQKLEAHKKYNYSVWARTSNPSGSTLAVTLETPEGTRLDLATIKVKGDQWTKYQVTLSPKSSTGAGRLATLVQGTGTVRLDMVSLFPKDTWNGRQNGLRKDLAEKIDDLNPGFLRFPGGCIVNTGSYDTYSAPNYTRSRTYQWKETIGPVEQRPANRNFWGYNQTYGLGYMEYFQWAEDLGAVPVPVVPVGVTGCGDTKRAPDQATLDRYIQDTLDLIEFANGDAGTEWGAKRIAYGHPEPYNLDRIGLGNEEYKPEFKEYFTQFYNAVRAKHPEIQIIGNTGPFSQGPEFEELSRFNAETGVDFVDEHYYNDPSWFLNNNHRYDSYDRNSYKVFLGEYASRGNKPENALAEASYMTGLERNADVVKMASYAPLIANDANTQWSPDMMFFNGTSVRTTPNYEVQKLFMNNVGSRVVPSTQDNPTSTVVPISGKIGLSTWATSARYDDVKVTGADGTALFSDDFSGTAAAWTGNGTGSWSIQDGGYVQSSTTAQDTMVTAGSTDWSNYTLSTKATKLAGSEGFLVSFGVKDTGNYFWWNLGGWNNSKSVVEKAVNGGKSTMIEKNTVIETGREYDIRVEVSGRTANLYLDNVLWGTVDDRQADPVYSVATKDEASGDTIVKVVNTSAQKTLVDINVTGAGNIRGTAAVTTLTQTADGQNMAPASSTFSGAGAGFTYAFEPQSVTFIRLADTRK
- a CDS encoding sugar ABC transporter ATP-binding protein; protein product: MNEIVPVVEMTGIAIGFPGVKALDGVDFRLFQGEVHALMGENGAGKSTLIKALTGVYTIDSGTITVLGATKRFASPGESQAAGISTVYQEVNLCPNLTVEENVLLGREPRRRGSIDWKRVRTRTREVLAELQLEHIDPGSLLSTHSIAVQQLIAIARSVEINAKVLILDEPTSSLDADEVSQLFRVIRDLRNRGVAILFVSHFLEQVYEISDRMTVLRNGKLVGEYLTRDLSRMNLISKMIGKDLEALAELDQSPTRTATNAHDGGTPFLEARGLGRKGSVSNVDLSIQPGEVVGLAGLLGAGRTEIARLFFGADKADSGSIKIKGALQRIRSPRTAIDKRIGFCSEDRKEEGLIGDLTVRDNLVLAMQATKGWVRRIPRKVQDELVDEYIKALDIRPANPDALIRNLSGGNQQKVLLARWLVTRPELLILDEPTRGIDIGAKTQIQKLVSQLAADGMSILFISSELEEVLRVSDRIAVIKDRAMLAEITNDGVSVEDVMTVIAGGTK
- a CDS encoding ABC transporter permease, with protein sequence MKDLFKHRLAWPVMALAALLLLNQVFRPDFLSLRMQDGHLYGSLIDIMRNGAPTILIALGMTLVIATRGIDLSVGAVVAIAGAASCAYIAASPDPGSPVTAAVAMLIAVFAGLALGAWNGFLVSTIGVQPIIATLVLMTAGRGIAQLITGGQIVSVSNDHYKAIGAGYFFTLPISILITAAVFVLAAVLTRRTALGTLIEAVGINPVASRLAGLRSRNIIWTVYIFSAVCAAVAGLMISSNVTAADANNAGLYIEMDAILAVVIGGTSLAGGRYTLVGTVVGAFIIQTLTTTVYTLGIPPEVTLVFKALVVLTVCLLQAPKARNLLRSLKAAPKPAAKEKVAV
- the yjfF gene encoding galactofuranose ABC transporter, permease protein YjfF, encoding MSTLSTLSQPSVKKPKPARNRLRGGARYAPTLSTVGLFLAMFAVGAAMYPSFLSGQVFLNLFIDNTFLIVLAVGMTFVILTGGIDLSVGAVVALSMMVSATLLQQGWNAGAVIVLVLMIGGGLGLLMGLIIQYFDIQPFIVTLAGMFLARGLCYVISLDSIPVTEGFFTGMAQAQIPLPGDLFVSPGVLLALAIVAIAFFVLHHTRFGRTVYAIGGNEHSAMLMGLAVTRTKVLVYALSGLCSAIAGILFSFYSLSGYSLAAQGMELDAIAAVVIGGTLLTGGTGYVLGSVVGVLVLGIVQTFIAYDGTLSSWWTKIVIGGLLLVFILLQRLFARKTG
- a CDS encoding ABC transporter substrate-binding protein — encoded protein: MFKKSLIAVAAASLLALTACGGTAGAGSTVSGSGSDKITMGFAQVGAESGWRTANTKSIQDSAKAAGVDLKFSDAQQKQENQIKAIRSYIQQKVDVIAFSPVVESGWDTVLKEAKNANIPVILTDRAVDSPDKTLYKTFLGSDFVEEGKKAGEWLVEDSKSATDTVNIVEIQGTTGSAPANDRKEGFAEAIKTDPKLKVIASQSGDFTRSGGKQVMEAFLKNNADIDVVFAHNDDEGLGAIEAIEAAGKVPGKDIKIITIDAVKDGMTALSNGKINYIVECSPMLGDQLMDLAKKVLAGESVPERVVTEETTFTQEQAKQVLASRPY